The following are from one region of the Candidatus Amarolinea dominans genome:
- a CDS encoding NAD-dependent deacylase, protein MDERLQHAADLLRRSTRTIALTGAGISTPSGIPDFRSPTSGLWATFDPLEVASVWNFHAAPERFYAWMRPLAAQILGARPNPAHTALARLEAGNLVHGIITQNIDSLHQAAGSKRVHEVHGHLRSASCLDCHFQRAAGDLWDAFLQRGELPRCDNCGAVLKPDAILFGEPLSYNTLRLAQEDALHCDVFIVVGSSLEVEPAADLPFLAQRRGAQVIVFNYQPTPIDARAALVLSADAAVILPRLADILLGPAT, encoded by the coding sequence ATGGACGAACGCCTGCAACACGCCGCCGATCTGCTGCGCCGCTCGACTCGCACCATTGCCTTGACCGGCGCGGGCATCAGCACCCCGTCCGGCATTCCCGATTTCCGCAGCCCCACGTCCGGCCTGTGGGCCACCTTCGATCCGCTCGAAGTGGCCTCGGTCTGGAACTTCCACGCCGCGCCCGAGCGCTTCTACGCCTGGATGCGACCGTTGGCAGCCCAGATTTTGGGAGCCAGGCCCAACCCCGCACACACGGCGCTCGCCCGCCTGGAGGCCGGCAACCTGGTGCATGGCATCATCACGCAGAACATTGACAGCCTGCACCAGGCCGCGGGATCGAAGCGGGTACACGAGGTGCATGGACATCTGCGCAGCGCCAGTTGCCTCGATTGTCATTTCCAGCGCGCAGCCGGCGACCTGTGGGACGCGTTCCTACAGCGCGGCGAGCTGCCGCGCTGTGACAACTGCGGCGCAGTGCTCAAACCAGACGCCATCCTCTTTGGCGAACCGCTTTCCTACAACACCCTGCGCCTGGCGCAAGAGGATGCCCTGCACTGTGATGTGTTTATCGTGGTTGGCTCATCCCTTGAGGTCGAACCCGCGGCTGATCTACCCTTCCTGGCCCAACGCCGCGGCGCCCAGGTCATCGTCTTCAACTACCAGCCCACGCCGATTGATGCCCGTGCAGCCCTCGTCCTCTCGGCCGACGCCGCCGTCATCCTGCCGCGCCTGGCCGACATCCTCCTCGGCCCGGCCACGTAG